A stretch of the Ictidomys tridecemlineatus isolate mIctTri1 chromosome 5, mIctTri1.hap1, whole genome shotgun sequence genome encodes the following:
- the Prnp gene encoding major prion protein, with translation MVNPGCWLLVLFVATLSDVGLCKKRPKPGGGWNTGGSRYPGQGSPGGNRYPPQGGGWGQPHGGGGWGQPHGGGGWGQPHGGGWGQGGTHNQWGKPVKPKTSMKHVAGAAAAGAVVGGLGGYMLGSAMSRPMMHFGNDYEDRYYRENMNRYPSQVYYKPVDQYPNQNSFVHDCVNITIKQHTTTTTTKGDNFTETDIKIMERVVEQMCTTQYKQEAQQAYYPRGSSMLLFSSPPVILLISFLIFLIVG, from the coding sequence ATGGTGAAccctggctgctggctgctggTTCTCTTCGTGGCCACATTGAGTGACGTCGGCCTCTGCAAAAAACGGCCAAAGCCTGGAGGAGGGTGGAACACTGGAGGAAGCCGTTACCCTGGGCAAGGCAGCCCTGGAGGCAACCGCTACCCACCTCAGGGTGGTGGCTGGGGGCAGCCTCATGGTGGTGGAGGCTGGGGGCAACCCCATGGTGGCGGTGGCTGGGGACAACCCCACGGTGGTGGTTGGGGTCAGGGTGGCACCCATAATCAATGGGGCAAGCCCGTTAAGCCAAAAACCAGCATGAAGCATGTGGCAGGTGCTGCTGCAGCCGGGGCAGTGGTAGGGGGCCTTGGTGGCTACATGCTGGGGAGTGCCATGAGCAGGCCCATGATGCACTTTGGCAATGACTATGAGGACCGTTACTACCGTGAAAACATGAACCGTTACCCCAGCCAAGTGTACTACAAGCCCGTGGATCAGTATCCCAACCAGAACAGCTTTGTGCATGACTGTGTCAATATCACAATCAAGCAGCatacaaccaccaccaccaccaaagggGATAACTTCACCGAGACCGATATTAAGATAATGGAGCGTGTGGTGGAGCAGATGTGCACCACCCAGTACAAGCAGGAGGCCCAACAGGCTTACTACCCAAGAGGATCCAGCATgctcctcttctcctccccaccTGTGATCCTCCTCATCTCCTTCCTCATTTTCCTGATTGTGGGATGA